From Mytilus edulis chromosome 8, xbMytEdul2.2, whole genome shotgun sequence, one genomic window encodes:
- the LOC139485600 gene encoding uncharacterized protein has translation MAHNVATADKYYDQSRRVESRHAVLDKLGQAFKDAAAKGQQQDEPMAGGSGVVPSRAEREQNLEELVVERSKVETGRPAEDTRQKKKKKKKKKAPRFSKWNEGLLD, from the exons ATGGCGCACAATGTAGCGACTGCCGACAAGTACTACGACCAGTCCCGGCGAGTGGAGAGCCGTCATGCTGTCCTGGACAAACTTGGACAGGCCTTCAAG GATGCAGCAGCAAAAGGACAACAGCAGGACGAGCCGATGGCCGGAGGCAGCGGTGTGGTCCCCTCTCGGGCGGAGAGAGAGCAGAATCTAGAGGAGCTGGTTGTAGAGAGGAGTAAGGTAGAG ACGGGAAGGCCAGCTGAGGACACGagacagaagaagaagaagaagaagaagaagaaggcaCCGAGATTTAGTAAATGGAATGAGGGACTATTGgactga